Within the Camelus dromedarius isolate mCamDro1 chromosome 9, mCamDro1.pat, whole genome shotgun sequence genome, the region CTGAGTCTGAGGGACGGGGTACCGGGGATCCCGGATTCCCAACTCCTCAGCTGGGAGGCATTTTGCAACCAAGTCCAGCCTTCATTTGGGAGAGGTGCAATGTGTTCTGTCTCTGTCCTCCCGGGAGCAGCTGTCTCTCCATCCAGGTGGCcatgggggctgggggaagggcctTTGGCCCCGGCTCCGGCCACCTGTCCCCATCACCTGGTCAGGGCTCTCCCCCATCTGTCCCCATCCTCCCACCACTTTTGTTGCCATCCTCCTCCTCTGACCACTCTTCCAGGCTtgctcccctctcttcctcctcctccacatcctcactggaCATCCTCCCCAGGCCCCTAGCTCTCTCTTTGTTCCCCTTTAACCCCCAGTCATCCCCCAGGAAATCCAGGACAGTCAGTGGGGGACTTCTAGTCTCAGGATCCAGGTCCAGAAGCCCCTGGAGCAATGCCAGAGCTGGGGGCGCAAACTGGTCCCAAGGTGGGGGTGGTTGAGGTGGCTGGGGCTTGGTGGTCATCCAGCCAGCAAAGGCCTCGAACTCAGGGTCAGGGGCCAGCGCCACATCCCATGGGAAGCAGGCAGTGGCGGCGCAGAAGAGAAGCACCCCCAAGCCCCAGGAGTCCACTGCTGGTCGCAGGGGAAGGGTGTCAGGtggcagcaggaggcagagctcagGTGGGGCGGAGGGCAGTGGTCCTGGGGGGGCAGGGGTTGGACTGCCCTCAGGCCGGGTCAGACCCAGGTCACCCAGGGCCACACGGCTGCAGACCGGGTCAAAGACCAGCACGTTGTCTGGCTTGACATCTGCGTGGACCAGCCCCCGGCCGTGGAGGAAGTCCAGGGCTCCAGCTAGCTGGGCCACCACCCGCTTTACCAGCAGTTCTGGGAGGGCCTGGGGTCAAGGAGAGAGGATGAAGGTCAAACTGCCTTGGTTCCTTCTATGTTTTGTTTCTTGAGGTTCAAGAATCCAGAATTCCAGACCAGAGATCTCTAGGGTCCCCACAACATCCCCCCGGGACCTTCTCCAGATCGTCCTCAACCACAACCCGCCCCCACACCTGTGCTCCTGCAGGCCGGTGCCCAATGTTTTCCTCACAGGAGCCCACATCTCACTGGGCTACCAGAAGCTCCTTAAAAGCTCATCAGACTTTCTCCCAGCACTCAGATCCACTCCTTATATTTCTTATCTCCTCTAAACTGACCACTCAGATCGTCAGTGAGAACCCAAACCCCACACTTAACCCTGATCTTTGTCCTGTACCAATACAGACCCCATCTCTAACTCAGGCCTGGTTTTAAAGTCCCGCAGTTTACTTCATCAGCTGATTGATAGGTCTATCCATCTAACTAGCCAGGCAGCCAGACAGCAATCCATCCATCAAAGCCGTCATCCAGCCAGCAGCCTCGACAGCAGTGTTTCTACTCAGTATCCATTCAACCAGCCAGTCAGCAATTCAATAATTTATCCAGTTATTTAGTATCCaacatccatccattcatccctccttccttcaatCCATCCACGCATCCATCCAAAATCCATCTGTCCACCAATCTTTCTGTGTATTCACccatccatgcatccatgcaTCTACCCATCCACCAATCTTTCCATATattcacccacccatccatccatctacccaactatccattcatccacccatccatccatccactcgtccatccatccatcccatccatccatccatccccactctctccttccttctctctccctccttcgtTCCTTCTGTTTATCCTCAACCCTATCTCAAATCCAAAGTCTATTCCTAAAGATGGACTCACCATAAATTCAAACTCAGCTATCTCCAGAATATCCAGGATTCAGTCCTGGTGGTCTTTCTAGAGAGAACTCAATCTCTACACACATCTTCAATCATTCCTACTTCGTGCTGCAGCCCCGTCCACACTCTCCTCCACACCCCTTACCAATCTGTAATCAGCCCTAAACTCGACTCACCCACCTGCCCACACCTGCTCCCAGTCCCAATACCAATGGAAGTGCATCTCTTTCTCCATCCCCACGCCCTCCATCAGACCTGATCCATcaaccccagccccagctccctgcccaggcAAGCTCATGtctggatggttggatggattagggttagggttagccATGGAATTGCATTGAGAATTAGAAATAAGGAGGTTGTTTGGGGGCTTAGGGAGGAGCTGGGTTGGGCACTGCTTTGGGGGGTCAGGGTTGGAGACAGGTTTGGGGTGAGGGGCACAGTCAGATCTGGGGTGAGCAGTCCCAGCCTGCATCCCCTGCCTGTCTCACCCGTTCCTGCAGCATCCCGCTGAGATCCCCACAGGGTGCATACTCCTGGGCGAAGGCAAAGTGTCGGGGTGTCTCCAGGGGGCCCGGCAGGGTCTGGAGCAGGCCTGGATGAGATGACACACAGCGGCCTACGCAGAACTCTCTCAGGAAGGTGGTTCTCAGGACCGAGTCCCGAGGTAGGAGCTTCAGAGCTACAGCCGGACCTGCTAGGGAGGTGGGGGCGGAAGACTTCAGGGTGCTCTGATCTTGCTGTGGGGCCTttagcaagtcacttaacctctctgagccccagatgTCTCATGCATGATACAAGAAGGGCAGGGTATATTgtctgacctctctgtgcctcctgtttCTCCGTCTGTAAAGTGCGGGTTGGAGGGGACCTTCCCTGAGGACTCTTCCTGCTCTGACTCAGGCTGCTGGGTGGTCTCGCACAACTGCCttaccctctctggacctcagtttcctctcgcCTAAAGTAGGGGACGTGGCGACTTGAGTTTCAATCCAAGCTGTGCTTctgccttgctgtgtgacctcaggcaagtctcTCGCCCTCTCTGGGTGACCTCTGTTTTATGGAATATCACTGAACTCTTAACTGTCTGACAGCCCCATCAGGGGTCCTTGCCAGCTATCCGCAAGGACACTCCCTGTCTCGGTGGCTTCCTAGAACCCTATTAGGAGGACGTCCTGGAGCCTTTCCTTTGGTGGCCAAACTCACCCCCTTGGCGATGCCGGGCAAGGAGCACGCGGCCATAGGAGCCGGAGCCGAGTTTTCGGATGAGGCGATACTGAACACGCAGATTCCTCACTGGGGTCACCCTGGTGGCCGTCAGCTCCACGAGCCGTTGGAGGGCCGTGGCTGTGTCCTCCTGTAGGAGAGGgacagaagtggggagggggtgagtcCAGGGCCCACTGAGAGCAGTGGGGAAATtggaggcctggcccagggctgatGTGGGGAGCTGGGGGACGGGGTCACTGTCCCCAGAGAGGAGGATGAGTCACAATGACTCACCCAGCCTCAGGCCACCTGTTTTTGTGTCCTGGCGGGGTTATGGGTGATTGTCTCAGTGACCCTGCCCATTGCCATCTGTTGGAGCCACCAGAAGCCCCCAGCCCCAATTGGGGCTGCCTCCTCAGCCTGCACAGCCCCCCGGtgcactgtctctctctccaccctcccctcttcctgtgTTTCCCGCTCTTTGCTTCTGAGTACATTTCTCCGGGGGCCTCGGTCTGGCTGTGTCTCCTTGGGTTTGCCTTATTCTGGGTCTTTGATGTTTCTGTTTCcctgtctcttccctttctttctgtgtgtctctctgtgtctgcccCCGgccttctccatctctgtctctggctCCATTTACctgcatctctgtctctgactctgtcTCAGTCTCTCCCTCCCTTGTCTCCCATCTCTCACCTCCGGGTCCCCATCCTCGTGGTTCTTGGGGTCCCTGAGCTCCATCTTGGGGTCACCTGGTGTCAGCTGGCTCTCAGGTAAGTGCCCCTTACCTGAGCCCCACTGCAACCAGCCCACTGAGCCCCACTGCCCGCCTTGGCAGAGCCCAGGCCGAGGAGCTCATCCAAGAGggtctgcctctgcctccctctgtgtctgtctaAGTCCAGAGGTTTCCCTgactgtctctcctctctctccacaccctccctgTCCCTGTCTTGCTATTGTTCTGGCTCCTGGGTCTCCAGGGTGAGTCTCCCTGTGCTGTCTCTTGGTCCCTGGCCCCTCGCCCTTGTCCCCACGCTCTTCCCGCTGTGGCTGCTGTCTGCCTGTTTGTCGTTCAGGATGTCCGGGCTCTGTCCCCCTCTCTGGCCTCCTCTCCCCAGTGTTTCTCGGTCTCCCTCCTCCCGTCTTTGTTTCTGACTCTCTCTCAGAGCCTTTTGTCCCTCCCTTTCTCTGGGCCCGGGACAGGGGTGTGTGTGACAGCTCAGAGACATcctgtccccctcacccctccctcaccccctctgACCcgctgcccccctccctcccccttccaaaCTTAGACCAGCTTGGACTCTGGGCTCTGGTCCCAGGACAGAGGGGACAAAATATATCATGAACCCCCAAGAGCCGGGCCTGAGAGCCACAGGAAAAGGGGAGACTGGCCCCTTCACACACCTTACCTGGGATGGAGACCCAGAACTTTCTGCTTCCACCTTCCTCCATGGGCCCGGAGTGCTGGCCTCCAGGAACCAGGGAGACCATTCCCAGAGCTCCTTAATACTGagtctccacccccagcccctcctccctcagaccaggggtccagcccccagcccctcctccctcagacccaggagcCCTTAATAGCCATGAGACACTGGGGGAGAAGGCTTCTTTCGTGTACTCAGCACAGCTCTGAGCCCAGCTCTCTGCTGAGGCCTTCACGCTGGCTCTTCCCAGCCACCCAGAAGCATGGGGAtttatccccagtttacagagcaggaaactgaggctctgcaaGGCTGCGATCAGCTTACACGAGGTCAGAGGGGAGGAGGTGTCGGGGGATCTGGGCCAGGTCTGTGTGACTCAGCGGGACGCCTGCCGCACCAGGTTCCCACTACTACTACAAACTGCTATTAATAAAAACACGGCTAGAACAGTGACCGGGCCTCTGGAAGGATCCCCAGGAAACTGGCTCCTCTGttggccctggggagctgggcagggctggggtgggcagagggagatttTCCTTTGCTCTTGGGCTTTCTGAGGTTTGTGCAAAGTTGCAAGCACAGATTGGAGGGGAAAAGCCCCAGTGAGCGCCTCCAGCCCAAAGCCAGGCTTCACGAATGTTATTTTTTGCATAtcgctttctcttttcttttgggggaacggggtattttaaagtaaattacagCCCCCACAAATCTTTGGGGTGAAACGATACGCTGCGTGGTGTTTGGTTTCACATACGCCAGCGGGAGAGCATCATGCCCGCGTGAGGGCGGGGCGCCTTGCGGCCACAGCGCGTGTTGCTGCGGACGAGGAGGTTCATTTTGCTCTTTCTCTTTGATTCTGCTGGAAATT harbors:
- the SBK3 gene encoding uncharacterized serine/threonine-protein kinase SBK3; this encodes MELRDPKNHEDGDPEEDTATALQRLVELTATRVTPVRNLRVQYRLIRKLGSGSYGRVLLARHRQGGPAVALKLLPRDSVLRTTFLREFCVGRCVSSHPGLLQTLPGPLETPRHFAFAQEYAPCGDLSGMLQERALPELLVKRVVAQLAGALDFLHGRGLVHADVKPDNVLVFDPVCSRVALGDLGLTRPEGSPTPAPPGPLPSAPPELCLLLPPDTLPLRPAVDSWGLGVLLFCAATACFPWDVALAPDPEFEAFAGWMTTKPQPPQPPPPWDQFAPPALALLQGLLDLDPETRSPPLTVLDFLGDDWGLKGNKERARGLGRMSSEDVEEEEERGASLEEWSEEEDGNKSGGRMGTDGGEP